A genomic segment from Variovorax paradoxus B4 encodes:
- a CDS encoding MarR family winged helix-turn-helix transcriptional regulator, protein MTAPPRSLDDLLLYRLSRLVGVAGGMVIRLCEGRFGITRREWRLIAVLASRGELGSSQLAEHAQLDRARTSKAVGSLVQKQLVSRVARVGDRRQVLLGLTESGQALYEELFPLVTKINAELMGALNKEDAARLDESLHCLQARAEHMVEEAVLPKADRGRRGAGGVSPPSSRSP, encoded by the coding sequence ATGACCGCGCCGCCTCGCTCGCTGGACGACCTGCTGCTGTACCGGCTGTCGCGGCTGGTTGGGGTTGCGGGCGGCATGGTGATCCGGCTGTGCGAGGGCCGCTTCGGCATCACGCGGCGCGAATGGCGGCTGATCGCGGTGCTCGCGAGCCGCGGCGAACTGGGGTCCTCCCAGCTGGCCGAGCATGCCCAGCTCGACCGCGCCCGCACCTCGAAGGCCGTCGGTTCGCTGGTCCAAAAGCAGTTGGTCTCGCGCGTGGCCCGCGTGGGCGACCGGCGGCAGGTGCTGCTGGGCCTGACCGAAAGCGGGCAGGCGCTGTACGAGGAGCTTTTTCCGCTGGTCACGAAGATCAATGCCGAGCTGATGGGTGCGTTGAACAAGGAAGACGCGGCACGCCTCGACGAATCCCTGCATTGCCTGCAGGCGCGGGCCGAGCACATGGTGGAAGAGGCCGTGCTGCCCAAGGCGGACCGGGGGCGCCGCGGGGCGGGCGGTGTCAGTCCACCTTCATCCCGGTCGCCTTGA
- a CDS encoding Bug family tripartite tricarboxylate transporter substrate binding protein, which produces MTTGFSKKNAPGASRRLALAAAACAAFSLALGSPAAHADAAYPAKPVKFITNFPAGGPLDILGRALSDVLQKELRQPFVVDNRPGAGGNIGADLVAKSPADGYTVLLSIDTTFTINPHLYASMPFAAKELKPLMIFSSSGLSFGVAPAVKAKTLPDFIAQARTEAATFSSAGNGSPGHLAAEIFSRASGAKITHVPYKGNAPAVMALLGNEVQAGILATPGLLPQVQSGKLRALAVTGRQRSPLLPEVPTVGELGLKNLEFEVLYLAMVPAATPEPVMQVLRQSLQKALALPEIKARLASLDMVALGETGGPAVEHLATNQARYGRIVKATGMKVD; this is translated from the coding sequence ATGACCACCGGTTTCTCGAAGAAGAACGCCCCGGGCGCATCGCGCCGCCTGGCCCTTGCCGCCGCTGCCTGCGCGGCGTTTTCCCTCGCCCTGGGCAGCCCGGCCGCACATGCCGATGCGGCCTACCCCGCGAAGCCGGTGAAATTCATCACCAACTTCCCGGCCGGCGGCCCGCTCGACATCCTCGGCCGCGCGCTGAGCGACGTGCTCCAGAAGGAGCTCAGGCAGCCCTTCGTGGTCGACAACCGGCCCGGCGCCGGCGGCAACATCGGCGCCGACCTCGTGGCCAAGAGCCCGGCCGACGGCTACACGGTGCTGCTGAGCATCGACACCACCTTCACCATCAACCCGCACCTGTACGCGTCGATGCCCTTTGCAGCCAAGGAACTGAAGCCGCTGATGATCTTCAGCTCGTCGGGCCTGAGCTTCGGTGTCGCGCCGGCCGTGAAGGCGAAGACGCTGCCCGATTTCATCGCGCAGGCCAGGACCGAGGCCGCCACCTTCAGCTCGGCCGGCAACGGCAGCCCCGGGCATCTTGCGGCCGAGATCTTCTCCAGAGCGAGCGGAGCGAAGATCACGCACGTGCCCTACAAAGGCAATGCACCGGCCGTGATGGCGCTGCTGGGCAATGAGGTGCAGGCCGGCATCCTTGCCACGCCGGGCCTGCTGCCGCAGGTGCAGAGCGGCAAGCTGCGCGCGCTGGCCGTGACCGGCCGCCAGCGCTCGCCGCTGCTGCCCGAGGTGCCCACGGTGGGCGAGCTCGGCCTCAAGAACCTGGAATTCGAGGTGCTCTACCTCGCGATGGTGCCGGCCGCCACGCCCGAGCCGGTGATGCAGGTGCTGCGCCAGTCGCTGCAGAAGGCGCTGGCGCTGCCCGAGATCAAGGCGCGCCTGGCCTCGCTCGACATGGTGGCGCTCGGCGAGACCGGCGGCCCCGCGGTCGAGCACCTGGCAACCAACCAGGCGCGCTACGGCCGCATCGTCAAGGCGACCGGGATGAAGGTGGACTGA
- a CDS encoding Bug family tripartite tricarboxylate transporter substrate binding protein produces MPTTPPSAFDRRRALAALGGLALAPFAFDARAQAFTPGQPVKVLIGVPAGGTQDVLTRAIAQQVRATLGPLIIDNRAGAAGRIAAETVKTAAPDGHTLLLGTASMMTMFPSAYRSLSYDPVKDFVPIINAARFELALTVHKDVPANTLAEFIAWARAQGDKLSFGSYGAGTPSHFLGEMLNRTAGLKMVHVPYRGSTPARQDLMGGTVPVYFDTVGGAQQMLPTGRVKVLATSGEKRSPLMPNLPCFVEAGYKDVVATAWFAYYAPLKTPQPVIDRLRAEFTRAVNAREVRQLLLQNGMYPVGDGSEALLKTMREDTARWAGIMKAVNFQATD; encoded by the coding sequence ATGCCCACCACGCCCCCTTCCGCCTTCGACCGCCGCCGCGCACTCGCCGCCCTGGGCGGGCTTGCCCTGGCGCCGTTCGCCTTCGATGCGCGGGCCCAGGCCTTCACGCCCGGCCAGCCGGTCAAGGTGCTGATCGGCGTGCCCGCCGGCGGCACGCAGGACGTGCTGACGCGCGCCATCGCCCAGCAGGTGCGCGCCACGCTGGGCCCGCTCATCATCGACAACCGCGCGGGCGCGGCGGGCCGCATTGCGGCGGAAACCGTCAAGACGGCCGCGCCCGACGGCCACACGCTGCTGCTGGGCACGGCCAGCATGATGACCATGTTCCCGAGCGCGTACCGCAGCCTCTCGTACGACCCGGTCAAGGATTTCGTGCCGATCATCAACGCGGCGCGCTTCGAGCTGGCGCTCACCGTGCACAAGGACGTGCCCGCCAACACGCTGGCCGAATTCATCGCCTGGGCCAGGGCGCAGGGCGACAAGCTGAGCTTCGGCTCCTACGGCGCGGGCACGCCCTCGCACTTTCTCGGCGAAATGCTCAACCGCACGGCCGGGCTGAAGATGGTGCACGTGCCCTACCGCGGCTCCACCCCCGCGCGGCAGGACCTGATGGGCGGCACCGTGCCCGTGTACTTCGACACCGTCGGCGGCGCGCAGCAGATGCTGCCCACGGGCCGCGTGAAGGTGCTGGCCACCAGCGGCGAGAAGCGCTCGCCGCTCATGCCCAACCTGCCATGCTTCGTCGAAGCCGGCTACAAGGACGTGGTGGCCACCGCGTGGTTCGCCTACTATGCGCCGCTCAAGACGCCGCAGCCCGTCATCGACAGGCTGCGCGCCGAGTTCACCCGGGCCGTCAATGCGCGCGAGGTGCGCCAGCTGCTGCTGCAGAACGGCATGTACCCCGTCGGCGACGGCAGCGAGGCACTACTGAAGACCATGCGCGAGGACACCGCACGCTGGGCGGGCATCATGAAGGCCGTGAATTTCCAGGCCACCGACTGA
- a CDS encoding glycine-rich domain-containing protein, translating into MIHSTQRKTPAQTIAAIEGLDLTPIKFKACRKEDGYGWSAGYADQMEVAYKRYLILHAKHPDLTLAPEQDVDRFWHMHILDTRKYAADCETTFGYFLHHFPYLGLRGEEDAKALQAAFLEMERLSAEEFGEPTPAHQREPSKDAAAWCSLEAGKPAAAWCSLEADKPAAAWCSLEADKPAAAWCSLEAGKPAAAWCSLEAGSAADTASRGRAPGRAPGEGQRV; encoded by the coding sequence ATGATTCATTCCACCCAGCGCAAGACACCGGCGCAGACGATCGCCGCAATCGAGGGGCTCGACCTCACGCCGATCAAGTTCAAGGCCTGTCGCAAAGAGGATGGCTATGGCTGGTCGGCCGGCTACGCGGATCAGATGGAGGTGGCCTACAAGCGCTACTTGATACTGCACGCCAAGCACCCCGACCTGACGCTCGCTCCCGAGCAGGACGTCGACCGCTTCTGGCACATGCACATCCTCGACACGAGAAAGTACGCAGCTGATTGCGAAACCACTTTCGGCTACTTCCTGCACCACTTTCCGTACCTCGGCCTGCGCGGCGAGGAAGACGCCAAGGCGCTGCAAGCAGCCTTCCTGGAGATGGAGCGCTTGTCCGCCGAGGAATTCGGCGAGCCGACGCCCGCGCACCAACGCGAGCCGAGCAAGGATGCGGCCGCATGGTGCTCGCTCGAGGCAGGCAAACCCGCGGCCGCATGGTGCTCGCTCGAGGCGGACAAACCTGCAGCGGCATGGTGCTCGCTCGAAGCGGACAAACCTGCAGCGGCATGGTGCTCGCTCGAGGCGGGCAAACCTGCAGCGGCATGGTGTTCGCTGGAGGCGGGCAGTGCGGCCGATACTGCCTCCCGCGGCAGAGCCCCCGGCAGAGCCCCCGGCGAAGGCCAGCGCGTCTGA
- a CDS encoding EAL domain-containing protein encodes MSSSVWVRIRLPLVIFVVGTALSIALSVSARQEIGRSAQARFDATAFDLARKVEARFDDYIAVLIGLRALFNTSETVTRSDFRDYVAGLNLASAYPGFQAVNYAPRIAVNDKQVFEEQVRGDASLDAGVASRFAIKPPGERDTYYPLVYIEPQAGNERLLGNDLGAMPDRGDALEQGRDTGGLVTSGRKVRIAGRESDIGLAMRLPVYRPGQPLDTLEQRRSAYIGSVGSGFSVAGMLSDVVGTDATRTFRLRLIDAGPSRGAIGTRVETRFVTTTSFGERQLLFDSAALAKPAAAPARSLERMLGFELGGHSWLVEVGQDENQVFGPLDKAIPWFIVLGGLATSMLLAGIVFSLTTARSRAQILANEMTRHLRTSERQLEEAQHLASLGSWILDPETGALQCSEEARRILGFETGPLRPDLPALLLRVPAAERLAVEQQIALASRSMERSEFEHRLCLPDGTERWLHVIAQSAEEGGKTMVRGTVRDATRPRKDALRQGLEYRIARLLAGDGRAETVITQALEAVCTDLRWECGALWSVGEDGVVRCTAAWHADDIPPAVRQFVGDSRSFEYRADEGSLGRAWKTGGIVQIDVLAAPSHFARDAMARQAGLAVGVIVPMVVTGSTTALELFGSNPYAVDAETRESLRVIALQIAQYKQRKLAERSLRFMASHDELTGLFNRAALQHELARAIKRSNRHQKQFAVLFVDLDRFKHINDTLGHGVGDEMIKICGERLTALLREADVVARFGGDEFVLLLENLSSANDAAGLAAKVLACCAEPFFVAGRELHVSASVGVSVYPDNGGDAEALLKNADTAMYRAKERGRNTYRFYAAKMNEQSTEQLMLESALRHALERGELEMHYQPKMNLQTQRIVGVEALMRWHHPVLGMIPPVQFIPIAEELGLIVSMGKWALERACADARSWQKHGLPEVLVSVNLSPRQFESRTLIDDIRAVLEDSGLEPSLLELEITEGAVMANPEHAAELLRTIRGMGVGLAIDDFGTGYSSLSYLKHFPLSTVKIDRSFINDLSQDADARALIDGIITLAHGLRMKVVAEGIETTAQLEYLRSRGCDEAQGYWLCKPVPADEARNFMAHHLRNQLAPSVAA; translated from the coding sequence ATGTCATCGTCCGTCTGGGTCAGGATTCGCTTGCCACTGGTAATTTTCGTGGTCGGCACGGCGCTATCGATCGCCCTCAGCGTCTCCGCGCGCCAGGAGATCGGGCGTAGTGCCCAAGCGCGCTTCGACGCAACTGCCTTCGATCTGGCACGCAAGGTCGAAGCCCGCTTCGACGACTACATTGCCGTCCTGATCGGACTGCGTGCGCTATTCAACACCTCCGAGACCGTGACGCGAAGCGATTTCAGGGACTACGTCGCGGGGCTGAACCTGGCGAGCGCCTACCCCGGTTTCCAGGCCGTCAACTATGCGCCCCGCATCGCGGTCAACGACAAGCAGGTCTTCGAGGAACAGGTCCGCGGTGATGCCAGCCTCGACGCTGGCGTTGCCTCCCGCTTCGCCATCAAGCCGCCCGGTGAGCGGGACACTTACTACCCGCTGGTGTACATCGAACCGCAGGCCGGCAACGAGAGGCTGCTCGGCAATGACCTGGGCGCGATGCCCGACAGAGGAGACGCGCTCGAGCAGGGGCGCGACACCGGCGGGCTCGTCACGTCAGGCCGCAAGGTCCGCATCGCGGGTCGCGAGTCCGACATTGGATTGGCGATGCGGCTGCCGGTCTATCGCCCGGGACAACCGCTCGATACGCTCGAGCAGCGGCGTAGCGCCTATATCGGTTCGGTCGGCTCGGGCTTCAGCGTCGCAGGGATGTTGAGCGATGTGGTGGGTACCGATGCCACGAGGACGTTCCGGTTGCGCTTGATCGATGCCGGGCCGAGTCGGGGGGCGATCGGGACACGCGTCGAGACCAGGTTTGTAACGACGACCTCGTTCGGCGAGCGGCAATTGCTGTTCGACAGCGCGGCCTTGGCCAAGCCCGCTGCTGCACCGGCGCGCAGCCTCGAGCGCATGCTCGGCTTCGAGTTGGGCGGTCACTCCTGGCTTGTGGAAGTCGGTCAAGACGAAAACCAGGTCTTCGGCCCGCTCGACAAGGCCATCCCGTGGTTCATTGTCCTCGGGGGGCTGGCCACCAGCATGCTGCTTGCCGGCATCGTCTTTTCGTTGACCACCGCACGCAGCCGGGCTCAGATCCTGGCGAACGAGATGACCCGCCACCTGCGCACCAGCGAACGGCAGTTGGAGGAGGCCCAGCACCTGGCAAGCCTGGGCAGCTGGATCCTCGATCCCGAAACCGGAGCCCTGCAATGCTCCGAAGAAGCCCGGCGCATCCTGGGCTTCGAGACTGGCCCCTTGCGGCCGGACCTGCCCGCGCTGCTCCTGCGTGTTCCGGCCGCAGAACGCCTCGCGGTCGAACAGCAGATCGCACTGGCCTCCCGGTCCATGGAGCGCAGCGAATTCGAGCATCGCCTGTGCCTGCCCGATGGCACCGAACGCTGGCTCCACGTCATCGCACAGTCGGCCGAAGAAGGCGGAAAGACGATGGTGCGCGGCACCGTGCGCGACGCCACGCGGCCGCGCAAGGATGCGTTGCGCCAGGGGCTCGAGTACAGGATCGCTCGGCTGCTTGCCGGCGATGGCAGGGCCGAGACGGTGATCACGCAAGCGCTGGAAGCCGTATGCACCGACCTGCGCTGGGAATGCGGCGCGTTGTGGAGCGTCGGCGAGGACGGCGTGGTTCGCTGCACCGCCGCCTGGCATGCCGACGACATTCCCCCGGCGGTGCGGCAATTCGTCGGCGACAGCCGGTCGTTCGAGTACCGGGCTGACGAAGGCTCGCTGGGCCGCGCCTGGAAAACCGGCGGCATCGTGCAAATCGACGTGCTGGCGGCTCCGAGCCATTTCGCGCGCGATGCGATGGCCCGCCAGGCCGGGCTGGCCGTTGGCGTCATCGTGCCGATGGTCGTTACCGGTTCGACCACGGCGCTGGAGCTCTTTGGCTCCAATCCGTACGCTGTCGACGCCGAGACGCGGGAGTCGCTGCGTGTGATCGCCTTGCAGATCGCCCAGTACAAGCAACGCAAGCTGGCGGAGAGAAGTCTTCGTTTCATGGCCAGTCATGACGAACTGACCGGGTTGTTCAACCGCGCCGCGCTGCAGCACGAGCTTGCTCGCGCCATCAAGCGCAGCAACCGCCATCAGAAGCAGTTCGCGGTGTTGTTCGTCGACCTGGATCGCTTCAAGCACATCAACGACACGCTGGGCCACGGTGTGGGCGACGAGATGATCAAGATCTGCGGCGAGCGCCTCACGGCGCTGCTGCGCGAGGCCGATGTCGTGGCGCGTTTCGGTGGCGATGAGTTCGTGCTGCTCCTGGAGAACCTGTCCAGCGCGAACGATGCCGCGGGGCTCGCCGCAAAAGTGCTGGCCTGTTGCGCCGAGCCTTTCTTCGTCGCGGGGCGCGAACTGCACGTCAGCGCCAGCGTCGGCGTGAGCGTCTACCCGGACAACGGCGGCGACGCCGAAGCGCTCTTGAAGAACGCTGATACGGCGATGTACCGGGCCAAGGAAAGAGGCCGCAACACCTACCGCTTCTACGCGGCGAAGATGAATGAGCAGAGTACCGAACAGCTGATGCTGGAAAGCGCGCTGCGCCATGCCCTAGAACGTGGCGAGCTGGAAATGCACTACCAGCCGAAGATGAATCTGCAGACCCAGCGCATCGTCGGTGTCGAGGCGCTGATGCGCTGGCACCATCCGGTTCTGGGCATGATTCCGCCGGTGCAGTTCATTCCGATCGCCGAAGAGCTCGGCTTGATCGTGTCCATGGGCAAGTGGGCGCTGGAGAGGGCTTGCGCCGATGCGCGTTCGTGGCAGAAACACGGTTTGCCGGAGGTGTTGGTGAGCGTCAATCTATCGCCGCGCCAATTCGAAAGCCGCACGCTCATCGATGACATACGGGCCGTCCTGGAAGACTCAGGCCTGGAGCCGTCGCTGCTGGAGTTGGAAATCACCGAAGGCGCGGTGATGGCGAACCCCGAGCACGCGGCGGAATTGCTCCGGACGATTCGAGGCATGGGCGTCGGACTCGCCATCGACGATTTCGGAACGGGCTATTCCTCGCTCTCTTACTTGAAGCACTTTCCGCTGTCGACGGTCAAGATCGACCGCTCCTTCATCAACGACCTTTCGCAAGACGCCGACGCACGAGCGCTCATCGACGGCATCATCACCCTGGCCCACGGATTGCGGATGAAGGTGGTGGCCGAGGGCATTGAGACCACGGCCCAGCTCGAGTACCTGCGCAGCCGCGGTTGCGACGAGGCCCAGGGCTATTGGCTGTGCAAGCCCGTGCCTGCCGACGAGGCGCGCAATTTCATGGCGCATCACCTGCGCAACCAGCTTGCTCCATCGGTGGCGGCTTGA
- a CDS encoding sulfatase translates to MTRPNIIFIVADDLGYADLGCYGGRDAAFGPVSPVLDGLAANGLKLTQGYSNSPVCSPTRFAMITARYQYRLRGAAEEPINSKSRGSTTLGLPTEHPTLPSLLKADGYQTALIGKWHLGYPPTFGPLRSGYDEFFGPMSGGVDYFTHCDSTGRHDLWFGEEDKQEEGYLTDILSKRAVDYVERMARQDAPFFLSLHYTAPHWPWETRDDAEKAPLVKDNLFDLAGGNIHVYRRMIHHMDEGIGWIMAALEKHGMADNTLVVFTSDNGGERFSDNWPLVGGKMDLTEGGIRVPWIAHWPAVIAKGGESSQLCMTMDWSATMLDAAGVKADADYPLDGMSLMPVLKDARHSFRRPLHWRMNHRGQQAMRDGDWKYLKVDGNEYLFNIPADERERANLGKKEPQRLAAMREDWLAWNATMPAIPEDATVSLGYSVKDMPQR, encoded by the coding sequence ATGACCAGACCCAACATCATCTTCATCGTGGCCGACGACCTCGGCTATGCCGACCTCGGTTGCTACGGCGGCCGCGACGCCGCCTTCGGCCCCGTGTCGCCCGTGCTCGACGGCCTGGCGGCCAACGGCCTGAAGCTCACGCAGGGCTATTCGAACTCGCCCGTGTGCTCGCCCACGCGCTTCGCGATGATCACCGCACGCTACCAGTACCGCCTGCGCGGCGCGGCCGAGGAGCCCATCAACAGCAAGAGCCGCGGCAGCACCACGCTCGGCCTGCCGACCGAGCACCCCACGCTGCCCTCGCTGCTGAAGGCCGACGGCTACCAGACCGCGCTCATCGGCAAGTGGCACCTGGGCTACCCGCCCACCTTCGGGCCGCTGCGCTCGGGCTACGACGAATTCTTCGGGCCCATGTCGGGCGGCGTCGACTACTTCACGCACTGCGACTCCACCGGCCGCCATGACCTGTGGTTCGGCGAGGAAGACAAGCAGGAAGAGGGCTACCTCACCGACATCCTCTCGAAGCGCGCCGTCGACTATGTGGAGCGCATGGCAAGGCAGGACGCGCCCTTCTTCCTGAGCCTGCACTACACCGCCCCGCACTGGCCCTGGGAAACGCGCGACGACGCCGAGAAGGCGCCACTGGTGAAAGACAACCTGTTCGACCTGGCCGGCGGCAACATCCACGTGTACCGCCGCATGATCCATCACATGGACGAAGGCATCGGCTGGATCATGGCCGCGCTCGAGAAGCACGGCATGGCCGACAACACGCTGGTGGTGTTCACCAGCGACAACGGCGGCGAGCGCTTCTCCGACAACTGGCCGCTGGTCGGCGGCAAGATGGACCTGACCGAAGGCGGCATCCGCGTGCCATGGATCGCGCACTGGCCCGCGGTGATTGCCAAGGGCGGCGAGAGCAGCCAGCTGTGCATGACCATGGACTGGTCCGCCACCATGCTCGACGCGGCCGGCGTGAAGGCCGATGCGGACTACCCGCTGGACGGCATGTCGCTGATGCCCGTGCTGAAGGACGCCAGGCACAGCTTCCGCCGTCCGCTGCACTGGCGCATGAACCACCGCGGCCAGCAGGCCATGCGCGACGGCGACTGGAAGTACCTGAAGGTGGACGGCAACGAGTACCTGTTCAACATTCCGGCGGACGAGCGCGAGCGGGCGAACCTGGGGAAGAAGGAGCCGCAGCGGCTGGCGGCCATGCGGGAAGACTGGCTGGCCTGGAATGCGACGATGCCTGCGATTCCGGAGGATGCAACGGTGAGCCTGGGCTACTCGGTCAAGGACATGCCGCAGCGCTGA
- a CDS encoding Bug family tripartite tricarboxylate transporter substrate binding protein, whose product MLKTTPITRRLAALLAAAGFMASIATMATTAGAQTLDSPLHIIVGYAPGGATDRVARIVGDKLGARLGVPVVVDNKPGAGGRLAAQQVKNTPASQNVLMLANPAVMVVAPLVFKDNNYDAERDFVPVSHVNSYDFALSVSPTLPVRELNHLLAWMRANPNQANVGVPATGSLPHFFGLMVGEKAKVQTQVIGYRGSAPLLNDLIGGQVPISVDTEDVVLPQHNAGKLRILALSGEKRSPFAPNIPTFKEAGLDLAATGWNTFFAPASMPKAKVERLAITIREVMQDPDTQRKFKDAGMTPVVSTQAQTMAMLKAYRTQWAPVVQKSGYQP is encoded by the coding sequence ATGTTGAAGACCACCCCCATCACCCGCCGCCTTGCCGCGCTGCTTGCCGCAGCCGGCTTCATGGCATCCATCGCCACCATGGCCACCACCGCGGGCGCGCAGACGCTCGACAGCCCGCTGCACATCATCGTCGGCTACGCCCCCGGCGGCGCCACCGACCGCGTGGCGCGCATCGTGGGCGACAAGCTCGGCGCCAGGCTGGGCGTGCCGGTCGTCGTCGACAACAAGCCCGGCGCGGGCGGCCGCCTTGCCGCGCAGCAGGTCAAGAACACGCCCGCCAGCCAGAACGTGCTGATGCTCGCCAACCCGGCCGTGATGGTGGTGGCGCCGCTCGTCTTCAAGGACAACAACTACGATGCCGAGCGCGACTTCGTGCCCGTGTCGCACGTCAACAGCTACGACTTCGCGCTGTCGGTGTCGCCCACGCTGCCGGTGCGCGAACTGAACCACCTGCTGGCGTGGATGCGCGCCAACCCCAACCAGGCCAACGTGGGCGTGCCGGCCACCGGCAGCCTGCCGCACTTCTTCGGCCTCATGGTGGGCGAGAAGGCCAAGGTGCAGACGCAGGTGATCGGCTACCGCGGCTCGGCCCCGCTGCTGAACGACCTGATCGGCGGCCAGGTGCCCATTTCCGTCGATACCGAGGACGTGGTGCTGCCGCAGCACAACGCCGGCAAGCTGCGCATCCTGGCGCTGTCGGGCGAAAAGCGCTCGCCCTTCGCGCCGAACATTCCGACCTTCAAGGAAGCCGGCCTCGACCTGGCCGCCACCGGCTGGAACACCTTCTTCGCGCCGGCCAGCATGCCCAAGGCCAAGGTCGAGCGCCTGGCCATCACCATCCGCGAAGTCATGCAGGACCCGGACACGCAGCGCAAGTTCAAGGATGCCGGCATGACGCCGGTGGTGAGCACGCAGGCGCAGACGATGGCAATGCTCAAGGCCTATCGCACGCAATGGGCACCCGTCGTGCAGAAATCCGGCTATCAGCCCTGA